Proteins from a single region of Apium graveolens cultivar Ventura chromosome 7, ASM990537v1, whole genome shotgun sequence:
- the LOC141673741 gene encoding uncharacterized protein LOC141673741 — MHNTSLIRGVAKDVLGSTSGKIHDQKEAWWWNANVQERVKDKQARFKELMCYNEQEEFDIKKIIYKEAKRLAKKAVGEAKDKAYEEMYLGLSTNEGANGIYKLAKARERRQRDLGFVRFIKDEDAHVLVKDEDIKCRWYHYFGKLFNESCLSGAAMEGEIICQAQ; from the coding sequence atgcacaacacttCTTTAATTAGGGGTGTCGCTAAAGATGTGTTAGGAAGCACCTCGGGGAAAATCCATGATCAAAAGGAGGCTTGGTGGTGGAATGCGAATGTACAAGAGCGAGTAAAAGATAAACAAGCACGCTTTAAGGAGCTTATGTGCTACAATGAACAAGAGGAATTTGATATAAAGAAAATTATTTATAAGGAAGCAAAACGTCTAGCCAAAAAGGCTGTTGGGGAGGCGAAGGATAAGGCTTATGAAGAAATGTATCTAGGGCTATCTACAAATGAGGGAGCAAATGGAATTTATAAATTAGCAAAGGCTCGAGAAAGGAGACAACGAGATTTGGGATTTGTCAGATTTATTAAGGATGAAGATGCACATGTGTTAGTTAAGGACGAAGATATTAAATGTAGATGGTATCACTATTTTGGAAAGTTATTTAATGAGTCTTGTTTGAGTGGGGCGGCGATGGAGGGAGAAATAATTTGTCAAGCACAATGA
- the LOC141675074 gene encoding uncharacterized protein LOC141675074: protein MPALLHLNSQQHSVKKPKSYTQTIPFCVIFLFTIIFTFKYCFFENFKVSHSNIFSTTKFWFLVSNIIILIIAADFGAFHSSIKDDLYKDYPKHDHYQYQLQNDQRRSLSHLKSQTPKIVESVYPDQANEQVKDIVVYKVTKSSKYEMENYDIVARNDEGNKRITNFGGGDIIHQLDSKVDQKDRKHDEEKGEALPCRHLSMSDGDAAAALNDLNEKKKMNVLYRSKTENFDANTEDHEFSSMSNEELNKRVEEFIKRCHRQIRLEAVTRRFQQV, encoded by the coding sequence ATGCCTGCACTACTCCATCTAAATTCACAACAACACTCGGTAAAAAAACCTAAATCTTACACCCAAACCATACCCTTTTGTGTCATCTTCTTATTTACAATTATCTTCACTTTCAAATATTGTTTTTTTGAAAACTTTAAGGTGTCTCATTCCAATATCTTCAGCACAACAAAATTCTGGTTTCTTGTTTCCAACATTATTATTCTTATCATAGCAGCTGATTTTGGTGCTTTCCATTCATCTATCAAAGATGATCTCTACAAAGATTATCCGAAACATGATCACTACCAATATCAACTACAAAATGATCAAAGAAGAAGCCTTTCTCATCTCAAATCACAGACCCCGAAAATCGTAGAGAGTGTGTACCCAGACCAAGCCAATGAACAAGTAAAAGATATTGTTGTGTACAAGGTAACAAAGTCATCAAAATATGAAATGGAAAACTATGATATTGTTGCCAGAAATGATGAAGGAAACAAACGTATTACAAATTTTGGAGGAGGAGATATTATTCATCAACTTGATTCGAAAGTTGATCAGAAGGACAGAAAACATGATGAAGAAAAAGGTGAGGCATTACCATGCCGACATCTTAGTATGTCAGATGGAGATGCAGCTGCTGCTCTAAATGATCTTAatgagaagaagaagatgaaTGTTCTTTATCGTTCAAAGACCGAGAATTTTGATGCGAATACGGAAGATCATGAATTTTCAAGCATGTCGAATGAAGAACTAAATAAAAGGGTGGAAGAGTTCATCAAAAGGTGCCACAGACAGATTCGATTAGAAGCCGTGACAAGAAGATTCCAACAGGTTTAA
- the LOC141672586 gene encoding uncharacterized protein LOC141672586, whose protein sequence is MRFQNFILFLVFAAGDVMEEKELIGLFEVMNSLLDDPTWAEMHPLPCTDTPWPGVQCEIAGDLNSLVFHVTKIHIGPDILSPPCCKSNATLSSKSLLKLPYLKTLSLFNCFTDSPVYIPSTLFGTFSTLELLALRSNPTLLGEIPSSLAKVPTLRVLSLSQNNLYGNIPKEIGGMVSLEQLDLSYNKLSGSIPQDFGGLKSLTILDLSWNGLQGGVPYTLGQLQLLEKIDFSSNKLQGRMPQDMGHLKGLVLLDFSHNSLSGPVPETMSGLQKLEYLIIEDNPINSGLPLFIGALRKLKVLSFSGCGLTGPLLHSLSHLDGLIALSLDNNNLSDTVSSELGMLPNLDHLNLSHNFLTGEVSFPEAFINRLGKRLDLAGNLGLCTRQKFKNISKISPSFLQTPSCLETRSPAALDHSNDIKKVKPMWYQDSNISSSSGRFNHQRFEFGTFLVWFSIFLI, encoded by the exons ATGAGATTCCAAAATTTTATAT TGTTTCTTGTGTTTGCAGCTGGTGATGTAATGGAAGAAAAGGAGTTGATAGGTCTTTTTGAGGTTATGAATTCacttcttgatgatccaacttGGGCAGAAATGCACCCTTTGCCATGCACTGACACTCCATGGCCTGGTGTTCAATGTGAGATTGCAGGTGACTTAAACTCTCTTGTCTTTCATGTCACTAAGATTCACATTGGCCCTGATATTCTCTCCCCACCTTGTTGCAAATCTAATGCTACTTTATCATCAAAATCTCTGTTGAAATTGCCCTACTTAAAAACTCTGTCTTTGTTCAACTGTTTCACTGATTCTCCAGTCTATATTCCTTCAACACTTTTTGGTACATTTTCTACCTTGGAGCTTCTAGCACTAAGATCAAATCCTACCCTCTTAGGTGAGATTCCCTCAAGTCTTGCAAAAGTACCTACCTTAAGGGTACTTTCTTTGTCCCAAAACAATCTTTATGGGAATATACCAAAAGAGATTGGTGGGATGGTCAGTTTAGAGCAACTTGACCTTAGCTACAACAAATTAAGTGGTTCAATTCCTCAAGATTTTGGAGGGTTGAAAAGTTTGACCATTTTGGACCTTAGTTGGAATGGGCTTCAAGGTGGAGTACCATACACATTGGGTCAGCTTCAGCTTCTTGAAAAAATTGATTTCAGCTCAAACAAGCTTCAAGGAAGGATGCCTCAAGATATGGGACATTTGAAAGGGTTGGTACTTTTAGATTTCAGTCATAACTCATTAAGTGGACCAGTCCCTGAGACAATGTCTGGCTTGCAGAAATTAGAGTACTTAATTATTGAAGACAACCCAATTAATTCAGGCTTGCCATTGTTTATTGGAGCACTAAGAAAGCTTAAAGTTTTGAGCTTTTCAGGCTGTGGGTTGACAGGCCCATTACTGCACTCATTGTCTCATTTAGATGGTCTCATTGCATTGTCATTAGACAATAATAACCTCAGTGACACAGTTTCTTCTGAATTAGGGATGCTTCCAAATCTTGATCATCTTAATCTGAGTCATAACTTTTTAACTGGAGAGGTTTCATTCCCAGAGGCCTTCATCAACAGGCTGGGGAAAAGGCTGGATCTTGCAGGTAATCTTGGGCTATGCACAAGACAGAAGTTCAAAAATATCAGTAAAATTAGCCCATCTTTTTTACAAACACCTTCATGTTTGGAAACAAGAAGCCCTGCTGCATTGGATCATTCAAATGATATTAAGAAAGTGAAGCCAATGTGGTACCAAGACAGTAACATAAGTTCTAGCAGCGGCAGGTTTAATCATCAAAGGTTTGAATTTGGTACTTTTCTTGTTTGGTTCTCGATTTTCTTAATCTAA